The Pedobacter roseus genome contains a region encoding:
- the traK gene encoding conjugative transposon protein TraK — protein sequence MLIKNIESKIRLATFLCASSFILCLLVCSVVSFFAYRQFELSTKRIYLLDNGSVPLGAKRTALEVNRGAEYRAHIARFHSLFFSLIPDEKYIEGQMRQAMYLIDESGAREYNNLKERSFFSSVLSSSAVLSIRTDSIFLDEKAKYFRYYGTQRIDRRSTVVTRSLITEGHLSDLSARSENNPNAVLITGWKTLENRDLSTTSKNPF from the coding sequence ATGCTGATCAAAAATATAGAAAGCAAAATCCGCCTGGCAACTTTTCTTTGCGCATCGAGCTTCATCCTCTGCCTGCTGGTCTGTTCGGTGGTCTCTTTTTTTGCTTACCGGCAGTTCGAGCTTTCCACAAAGCGGATTTACCTGCTCGATAACGGATCAGTTCCCCTGGGGGCAAAAAGAACAGCGCTCGAGGTAAACAGGGGCGCGGAATACCGGGCCCATATTGCAAGGTTCCATAGCCTGTTTTTTTCGCTCATCCCGGATGAAAAATACATCGAGGGACAGATGCGGCAGGCGATGTACCTGATCGATGAAAGCGGGGCCAGGGAATACAATAATTTAAAGGAGCGCAGCTTTTTCTCTTCGGTGCTGTCCTCCTCGGCAGTACTTTCTATCCGGACCGACTCGATTTTTTTAGATGAAAAGGCAAAATATTTCCGCTATTACGGCACCCAGCGGATCGACCGCAGAAGCACGGTAGTGACCCGCTCGCTAATCACCGAAGGGCATTTAAGTGATCTTTCCGCCCGCTCGGAAAACAATCCCAATGCAGTGCTGATTACCGGCTGGAAGACCCTGGAAAACAGGGACCTCTCCACCACATCGAAAAACCCATTTTAA
- a CDS encoding DUF2306 domain-containing protein, producing MEKRNSILFSYALKRLSPPLAGISRWFVRNPGRVFVLMMLILASSALLCFTLLRTQPEMAGASKPGIKQKAGAGILGVSQAAGNLMQVMQMQAELNGLLSTKQLSSADSLKIAALLQRIKKLQNNINDHEKNQP from the coding sequence ATGGAAAAACGCAATAGCATTTTATTTTCCTATGCCCTAAAACGGCTATCTCCACCCCTGGCAGGGATATCCCGATGGTTTGTCCGCAATCCAGGGCGTGTCTTTGTGCTGATGATGCTGATTTTGGCCAGTTCAGCCCTTCTCTGCTTTACCCTGCTCAGGACCCAGCCGGAAATGGCCGGTGCCAGCAAGCCTGGCATAAAGCAGAAAGCCGGCGCGGGGATCCTGGGAGTATCTCAGGCCGCGGGAAATCTCATGCAGGTCATGCAGATGCAGGCTGAGCTCAATGGCCTTTTATCCACAAAACAGCTCAGTTCCGCCGACAGCCTTAAAATAGCAGCCCTGCTGCAAAGAATAAAAAAGCTACAGAACAACATCAACGACCATGAAAAAAATCAACCTTAA
- the traM gene encoding conjugative transposon protein TraM: protein MKKINLKNPRYVLPVLCLPFIILLFFIFRAYSAKGDKTQGKEKGGLQSGLAGVSDEVSGQKLQDKLQAFEERYRRSDAPSALSQLGAEGPLDADPLTDHPLSGQKMLDSIESAIRSRYSQSPAGPYALNFPQKGARGRDEQKGSQSALERDRAIAEALNELQRSGPSAPNRDSPADPMALFRAQMAIVDSIGRAGDSSLKPGLESPGQLPGTANKRPVAKALRVSMDSIPRGGGASGEKLAGAVNIPVMIDEQLTGRLGSRMRMRLLADIRAEKLLIKKGTTLFGTISSFSAQRIGISVSSVLLDGEILPLNLEAYDLDGLKGIYVPSSAFRELGRDVGSASPQGLSIEGAFGENRQMMSLMGRVFQSASGAFTRLVRQNKAKIKYGTLLYLVDPDELSSRQKNL, encoded by the coding sequence ATGAAAAAAATCAACCTTAAAAACCCGCGCTATGTTCTGCCGGTCCTTTGCCTGCCCTTTATCATACTCCTGTTTTTTATCTTCCGCGCTTACTCCGCCAAAGGGGATAAAACCCAAGGAAAGGAAAAAGGTGGCCTGCAGAGCGGCCTTGCAGGGGTATCGGACGAAGTTAGCGGACAAAAACTGCAGGATAAGCTGCAGGCTTTCGAAGAGCGCTACCGCAGATCCGATGCCCCTTCAGCGCTGAGCCAGCTCGGCGCTGAAGGGCCGCTGGATGCAGATCCACTGACAGACCATCCCTTGAGCGGTCAGAAAATGCTCGACTCTATCGAGTCCGCTATCCGCAGCCGTTACAGTCAATCCCCAGCAGGTCCCTATGCCCTGAATTTCCCGCAAAAGGGAGCAAGGGGCAGGGATGAACAGAAAGGAAGCCAAAGTGCCCTCGAAAGGGACCGGGCGATCGCCGAGGCGCTTAATGAGCTGCAGCGGTCTGGCCCTTCTGCGCCAAACCGGGATTCCCCTGCGGATCCAATGGCCTTATTTAGGGCCCAGATGGCTATAGTGGACAGTATCGGCAGGGCAGGTGACTCTTCGCTGAAGCCCGGTCTGGAAAGTCCTGGCCAGCTGCCCGGAACTGCAAATAAACGGCCAGTGGCTAAAGCCCTTCGGGTGAGCATGGACAGCATTCCAAGAGGCGGGGGAGCTTCGGGAGAGAAACTGGCTGGGGCAGTGAATATCCCGGTGATGATCGATGAGCAGCTTACCGGACGCTTGGGATCGCGAATGCGCATGCGGCTGCTCGCAGATATCAGGGCAGAAAAATTACTGATAAAAAAAGGAACCACCCTTTTTGGGACCATATCCTCTTTTTCTGCCCAGCGCATCGGGATATCGGTCAGTTCGGTACTCCTGGATGGTGAAATCCTGCCCCTGAACCTTGAGGCTTATGATCTGGACGGGTTGAAGGGGATCTATGTACCCTCATCAGCATTCCGCGAGCTTGGGCGGGATGTTGGCAGTGCTTCCCCGCAGGGACTCTCCATTGAGGGAGCCTTTGGGGAAAACAGGCAAATGATGAGCCTGATGGGCAGGGTTTTCCAGTCCGCTTCTGGCGCCTTTACCCGCCTGGTCCGTCAGAACAAGGCCAAAATCAAATATGGCACCCTGCTTTATCTCGTTGATCCCGATGAACTCTCATCCCGTCAGAAAAACCTTTAA
- a CDS encoding DUF4138 domain-containing protein: MKTLFLFALLALANLCLFAQQPVGRPLSDLPRIDITAGMPLHFRSPEPIRYVDISNPAITHELTAANILCIRPGALPEGHQADEPAVVTIIAERFMAQYSLHFGHGLSSGDAVTDIEILPEHMVPVDLPAGITSSAQMRKNALDILALRFHKPLSRASSHGISLEIRKIYCIGEQVFLDIYIENSSSLPYHPEVFSLSLEDKKVSRATNHQSIPVPILWQLYPLRAFTRGMRNILVIDKLSFSRQKRLVLTMAEKQLSDRRVSLGIQYGDILRADTF, from the coding sequence ATGAAAACATTATTTCTTTTTGCCCTGCTCGCTTTAGCCAATCTGTGCCTTTTTGCCCAGCAGCCTGTCGGCAGACCACTTTCGGATCTCCCAAGAATCGATATCACAGCGGGGATGCCGCTACATTTCCGTTCCCCTGAGCCCATCCGCTATGTCGACATTTCAAACCCTGCAATCACGCATGAACTTACTGCGGCGAATATATTATGCATCCGTCCCGGCGCTCTGCCTGAAGGACATCAAGCAGACGAGCCTGCAGTAGTAACCATTATAGCAGAGCGATTTATGGCCCAGTACAGCCTGCATTTTGGCCATGGCCTGAGCTCAGGGGACGCAGTCACCGATATCGAAATCCTGCCGGAGCATATGGTGCCGGTAGATCTTCCCGCAGGGATTACCAGTAGCGCCCAAATGAGAAAAAATGCGCTGGACATACTCGCCCTGCGGTTTCATAAGCCCCTCTCCAGGGCATCTTCCCATGGGATATCACTGGAAATCAGGAAGATTTACTGCATCGGTGAGCAGGTTTTTTTGGATATTTATATTGAAAACAGTTCATCACTGCCCTATCACCCAGAGGTATTCAGCCTGAGCCTGGAAGACAAAAAGGTCAGCAGGGCCACCAACCACCAGTCCATCCCGGTCCCTATTCTCTGGCAGCTTTATCCCTTAAGAGCCTTTACCAGGGGTATGCGCAATATCCTGGTTATCGATAAGCTGAGCTTTTCTCGACAGAAGCGCCTTGTGCTTACCATGGCAGAAAAGCAGCTTTCCGACCGCAGGGTTTCCCTGGGCATACAGTATGGGGATATCCTGCGTGCTGATACCTTTTAA